In the Podospora pseudocomata strain CBS 415.72m chromosome 5, whole genome shotgun sequence genome, one interval contains:
- the BCK1 gene encoding mitogen-activated protein kinase kinase kinase (COG:T; EggNog:ENOG503NVHJ): protein MYNPPGQRDATRPFHVPPPPPPMSPPPPTVGINNPMMTIPPPPPRHPNAPSTAGNVLLPPPPSGPPPNSGFPNSAIAPPSALGSTAPWHGTWGRAYDGRTAFNIPPPPPGGGAGGGGGGGSGGVLRAYDPKYHAQVLAAGNNGATYTVPPPPPPQQQQQQQQQQQQQQQQQQQQQQQQQQQQQQQQQSDQMGALTSATYIPQGDTYGEGVGIPGLGLEDSAIGWNMGAHLESATATPLDESSGRDRLYANAMAQRGSSTTSNATVSSVSVPPELAAQWPMEKVLGWLQANNFSSHWQETFKYLGLDGARFLELGSSHGGRGNFGMMHQQVYPRLLALSGPEWNQAREREEGKRMRRLVRSIVTGRPVEVKGGRLGGGQQQPQHARQNSTSAPPAVTGGQTGNRSAESPNTPNPIKIPEFGFSRRFSQSRATTMPTLSSTMPTDHRNMMKEIDTSRRHSPTLSESGEAGGTFRGGSTPLGGGGGGGGGGRDSPIAGSPNPASGLFPSSTAGNLSASPHSSRFGHRSRNSTDSVSSSAAIYGSGVPADAAAMLKSGMNIADVVNAARNANDRRHAQDGGRPSPQESGGGDRSAGEPPGSAKGSGSFLSIFTRKKHGRKDDGFGGDEDSPTSPGLSFKPQSLGDNRPGSSAGTYGHHHAGNVRANRGGPRVFILATADCWNYRMLDVTDIETASDLRQLICINLGLPESEGAYLYPTELGRFEHDGEALDDSKLLAIKAQRADAIGTLKLFVRVGGPPQMRQTGAQIAMDEETYVKLNGRMRSSSSPPTSRQNTLTGKEEEDKMLTAEAIEYRTEQLRKQKEYLAKRKQVAENNHVADRSPSSSIVGRTVDFDQPRHSPFEDRKMDTLLPQRKPPAPPSDPSATLIKANSLKKTGHGLRLSGDSGYHPKRKTSSDLRSSGDVVFEKQKRWGPVADPSAGIGALLVGMSDGMASIARPRPGGGMMQQRQPSPHRVATEPITSQELQRGKKAMSTVNFGPAHQRERSGSGGGSPRPGGMPGSPGSYTWSSKNVPFLVPDYSPNGTPAPPPASRMPDGGGSSGDGCLDQNHNHQAQNGTIAKMRNVARAPSPGNVSPSSRRRPSDSFSSQAAVAKKRKSHGPDTDFTDNDVTFSASSTRASKKVDDSDSDDDSDDGLFAIPIAARNSGPDKGKTTAPAEGNSGDSDGASGTGTGKRPSLRLNTRSGSNSRAKKTLSVAFAASPQSSSAGGKTPLEDDESGRSSSQRRGTPGTPQSEGGWDSEEKDSKISRRKSFIEKDVWANRPPTDALVNNLEDFFPDLDVDQPVLEEGVDQEPPSPIAEGDENNQGSASVPPLPPLPPGLSTGKLHTFYNDNDTLGSDESTLKALESRPVSMQSLAHRSIRRSGGGGGLGRMKSIREVARGANEFGKRYTQGPGQIDAQSSAAAAGNRNTNLMRRKSTKMFNANIVQIQPDRGSLNLAMGGLTTIPQDSLPTRSTNSRESIPKRQTTFRWFKGQLIGKGTFGRVYLGMNATTGEFLAVKEVEVNPKAAQGDKKKMQELVAALDQEIDTMQHLDHVNIVQYLGCERKETSISIFLEYISGGSIGSCLRKHGKFEEPVVASLTRQTLSGLAYLHREGILHRDLKADNILLDLDGTCKISDFGISKKTDNIYGNDKTNSMQGSVFWMAPEVIRSQGEGYSAKVDIWSLGCVVLEMFAGRRPWSREEAVGAIYKIANGETPPIPEDIREVISPVAIAFMLDCFTVVSSERPTADVLLSQHPFCELDPTYSFLDTELYAKIAGRVNDLGRGQ from the exons ATGTACAACCCTCCCGGACAAAGGGACGCAACCCGCCCCTTCCATGtcccgccacctcctccgcccatgtcccctccaccgccaaccgtcgggatcaacaaccccatgATGAcaatcccccctcctccccctcgccatccaaacgccccctcaacagccggcaacgtcctcctccctcctcccccctcgggCCCCCCACCAAACAGCGGGTTTCCAAACAGTGCGATTGCCCCCCCGAGTGCGCTGGGATCAACCGCGCCGTGGCATGGGACATGGGGAAGGGCATACGACGGGAGAACAGCGTTCAAcatcccgcctcctccaccgggTGGTggggctggcggtggtggtgggggggggagtggtggtgtgctGAGGGCTTACGATCCAAAGTATCACGCTCAGGTTCTTGCGGCTGGGAATAACGGGGCGACGTACACtgtcccgcctcctccacctccgcaacagcaacagcaacagcaacaacaacagcaacagcaacagcaacaacaacaacaacaacagcagcagcagcagcagcaacaacaacaacagcaacaaagtGATCAGATGGGGGCGCTGACAAGTGCGACGTATATTCCGCAGGGGGATACATAtggtgaaggggtgggtATACCcgggctggggctggaggATAGCGCTATAGGGTGGAACATGGGTGCACATTTGGAGTCTGCCACGGCGACTCCGCTGGATGAGAGCTCGGGGAGGGATAGGTTGTACGCGAATGCTATGGCGCAGCGGGGgtcgtcgacgacgagcAATGCTACTGTCTCTTCGGTTTCTGTCCCGCCTGAGCTGGCGGCGCAGTGGCCGATGGAGAAGGTGCTGGGGTGGTTGCAGGCGAATAACTTTTCGAGTCACTGGCAGGAGACGTTCAAGTATCTTGGGCTGGACGGGGCGAGGtttttggagttggggagcagtcatggggggaggggaaattTTGGGATGATGCATCAGCAGGTTTATCCGCGGTTGCTGGCGCTGAGCGGGCCGGAATGGAAccaggcgagggagagggaggaggggaagaggatgaggaggttggtgaggagtATTGTTACGGGGAggccggtggaggtgaagggggggaggttaggcgggggacagcagcagccgcagcatGCGAGGCAGAATTCGACGAGCGCCCCGCCCGCGGTGACGGGGGGTCAGACGGGGAACAGGTCGGCCGAGAGCCCTAAT ACGCCCAACCCGATCAAGATCCCAGAATTTGGGTTTAGCAGGAGGTTCTCCCAGTCTCGCGCCACGACGATGCCTACGCTCAGCAGCACCATGCCGACGGATCACAGAAACATGATGAAAGAAATCGACACCAGCCGCCGCCACAGCCCGACGTTGAGTGAGTCAGGCGAGGCGGGTGGCACATTCCGTGGTGGTTCGACCCCGttgggcggaggcggcggcggcggcggcggcggcagggaCAGCCCGATTGCTGGAAGCCCGAATCCCGCCTCGGGTCTTTTCCCGTCCTCCACTGCCGGAAATCTCTCAGCGTCTCCACACAGCAGCAGGTTCGGCCACCGATCGCGAAACAGCACCGACTCTGTCTCGTCCAGTGCAGCAATCTACGGCAGCGGTGTACCTGCCGACGCGGCCGCCATGTTGAAGAGCGGCATGAATATCGCAGATGTGGTGAATGCCGCCCGGAATGCGAATGACAGGCGGCATGCCCAGGATGGGGGGAGGCCGTCTCCGCAGGAGTCTGGTGGCGGGGATAGGAGTGCGGGGGAGCCGCCTGGGAGCGCAAAGGGGAGTGGTTCGTTCTTGTCGATTTTTACGAGGAAGAAGCACGGGAGGAAggatgatgggtttgggggggatgaggattcGCCGACGAGTCCGGGGTTGAGTTTTAAGCCGCAGAGCTTGGGGGATAACAGGCCGGGGAGCAGTGCGGGCACGTACGGGCATCATCATGCGGGCAATGTGAGGGCGAATCGGGGCGGGCCGAGGGTGTTCATTCTTGCCACGGCTGATTGTTGGAATTATCGGATGCTGGATGTGACGGATATCGAGACGGCATCGGATTTGAGGCAGTTGATCTGCATCAACTTGGGGCTGCCCGAGAGCGAGGGGGCTTACCTCTACCCCACCGAGCTGGGCAGGTTTGAGCATGATGGGGAGGCTCTTGATGATTCGAAGCTGCTGGCCATCAAGGCGCAGAGGGCTGATGCGATTGGAACGCTGAAGCTGTTTGTCCGTGTGGGTGGACCGCCACAGATGCGCCAGACGGGCGCCCAGATCGCTATGGACGAGGAGACTTATGTCAAGCTGAACGGAAGGATGCGGTCTAGTTCGTCGCCGCCGACCTCGAGGCAGAACACGCTGACgggcaaggaggaagaggacaagATGCTGACTGCAGAAGCGATCGAGTACCGGACCGAGCAGCtgaggaaacaaaaagagtATCTTGCCAAACGTAAGCAGGTCGCTGAAAACAATCACGTTGCTGACAGGAGCCCCTCGTCTTCCATTGTTGGCAGAACCGTCGATTTCGACCAGCCTCGGCACTCGCCCTTTGAGGACCGAAAGATGGACACTTTGCTGCCCCAGCGCAAGCCGCCGGCGCCCCCTAGCGACCCCTCGGCCACGCTGATCAAGGCGAACTCGTTGAAGAAGACGGGCCACGGCCTGCGCCTGTCGGGCGACAGCGGGTACCACCCCAAGCGGAAGACGTCGTCTGACTTGCGCAGCAGCGGCGACGTCGTGTTTGAGAAGCAGAAGCGATGGGGTCCCGTAGCCGACCCGTCGGCGGGCATCGGGGCGCTGCTAGTGGGCATGAGCGACGGCATGGCCAGCATAGCGCGGCCCCGGCCAGGGGGTGGCATGATGCAACAACGACAGCCGTCGCCGCATCGGGTGGCCACGGAACCTATCACGTCCCAGGAGCTTCAAAGAGGTAAGAAGGCCATGTCAACTGTCAACTTTGGACCAGCGCACCAGCGAGAGAGATCTGGTTCTGGCGGAGGAAGTCCGAGACCGGGAGGGATGCCGGGCTCGCCGGGCTCTTACACGTGGAGCTCGAAGAACGTGCCCTTCCTTGTTCCGGACTACTCTCCCAACGGGacacctgctcctcccccggcgTCGCGGATgccggatggtggtgggagtagtggtgatggatgcCTGGACCAGaatcacaaccaccaagcTCAAAATGGAACAATTGCTAAGATGCGTAATGTAGCGCGCGCCCCGTCGCCCGGGAACGTCAGCCCAAGCTCCCGACGACGGCCGAGCGATTCCTTCAGCAGCCAGGCGGCTGTAGCCAAGAAGCGGAAATCACACGGTCCGGATACCGATTTCACGGACAACGATGTGACCTTCTCGGCGAGCTCGACGCGGGCGAGTAAGAAGGTGGacgactcggactcggatGATGATTCGGATGATGGGCTGTTTGCCATTCCCATCGCGGCGAGGAACTCCGGTCCGGACAAGGGCAAGACGACAGCGCCAGCCGAAGGGAACAGCGGCGATTCGGATGGTGCttccggcaccggcaccgggaaacggccgagtttgaggctGAACACGAGGTCGGGGAGCAACAGCCGGGCGAAGAAGACGCTTTCGGTGGCGTTTGCCGCCTCGCCGCAGTCGAGCAGTGCGGGGGGGAAGACGccgttggaggatgatgaaagCGGGAGGTCGTCTTcgcagaggagggggacgcCGGGGACGCCGCAGagtgaaggggggtgggactcggaggagaaggacagcAAGATTAGCAGGAGGAAGTCGTTCATCGAGAAGGATGTGTGGGCCAATCGTCCTCCGACGGACGCGCTGGTTAACAACCTGGAGGATTTCTTTCCCGACCTGGATGTTGACCAgccggtgctggaggagggggtggatcaGGAGCCGCCGTCGCCCATTGCGGAAGGGGATGAGAACAATCAGGGGAGCGCTTCGGTGCCGCcgttgccgccgctgccgccggggTTGTCGACTGGGAAATTGCACACTTTTTACAATGACAACGACACCTTGGGATCGGATGAGTCGACGCTCAAGGCGCTTGAGTCGAGGCCTGTGTCGATGCAGTCGCTCGCGCATAGGAGCATCAGGCGGTCGGGAGGGGGcggcgggttggggaggatgaagtcTATCCGTGAGGTGGCCAGGGGGGCGAACGAGTTTGGCAAACGGTACACCCAGGGCCCTGGCCAAATCGACGCTCAGagctccgccgccgcggcgGGGAATAGAAACACCAACCTGATGAGGAGAAAGAGCACAAAAATGTTCAACGCCAACATCGTCCAGATCCAACCCGACAGGGGgtccctcaacctcgccatgGGAGGGctgaccaccatcccccaagACAGCCTCCCGACCCGGTCCACCAACAGCAGGGAGAGCATCCCCAAACGCCAGACCACCTTCCGCTGGTTCAAAGGTCAGCTCATCGGCAAGGGAACCTTTGGCAGAGTTTACTTGGGCATGAACGCCACGACGGGCGAGTTCCTCGCCGTCAAGGAAGTAGAAGTCAACCCCAAGGCCGCCCAGggcgacaagaagaagatgcagGAGCTGGTCGCCGCGCTGGACCAGGAGATCGACACGATGCAGCATTTGGATCACGTCAACATTGTGCAGTACCTCGGCTGCGAGAGGAAAGAGACGTCGATCTCCATCTTTTTGGAGTACATCTCCGGCGGCAGCATTGGCTCCTGCCTGCGCAAGCATGGGAAATTCGAAGAACCCGTCGTCGCGTCTCTGACTCGGCAGACGCTGTCTGGGCTGGCGTACCTCCACAGAGAAGGCATCCTCCACCGCGACCTAAAGGCTGATAACATCCTTCTCGACCTGGACGGGACGTGCAAGATTTCGGACTTTGGGATTTCGAAAAAGACGGATAATATCTACGGCAACGACAAGACGAATTCGATGCAGGGGAGCGTGTTTTGGATGGCGCCCGAGGTTATCAGGAgccagggggaggggtacaGCGCCAAGGTTGATATTTGGAGCTTGGGGTGCGTGGTGCTGGAGATGTTtgcggggaggaggccgtggagcagggaggaggcggtgggggcgATTTACAAGATTGCCAACGGGGAGACGCCGCCTATTCCGGAGGATATCAGGGAGGTGATTAGCCCGGTGGCGATTGCGTTCATGTTGGATTGTTTTACTGT GGTCTCGAGCGAACGTCCGACGGCTGATGTTTTGCTCAGCCAGCATCCATTCTGCGAGTTGGACCCAACGTATAGCTTTTTGGATACGGAGCTGTATGCCAAGATTGCGGGGAGGGTTAatgatttggggagggggcagtAA
- a CDS encoding hypothetical protein (EggNog:ENOG503NXK1; CAZy:GH47; COG:G), with protein MFRLRRYRVFLICAFVITVLLYHVSKNSQWDRTQEIWHTSTRHRETKVETKPAEKAQAPVVAKPPVVKEDPAVVEVKPPAPKVQVEEKPKPEVVDDHDHDHGHGDTPVKIPSLKEESKEKGSYDLPTKPPPLKGTHEKEQPPKDKSTNPATIPDRLPGSGIGSHNHDNTPSEPDLATTSTTAVHWTKPSEWFPIPPESIIPLPTGKPKPIPTIQAKFEPETPQAREKRELRLAKVKAEAQRAWQGYKIYAWTHDELRPVSKAYHDPFCGWAATLVDSLDTLWIMGLKSEFEDALKAVAEIDFTTTPYRTDIPVFETIIRYLGGLIAAYDISGMKKEYKVLLDKAEELAEILMSVFDTPNRLPILYYQWHPAYNIAPKRAAQNAGVAELGSMSMEFTRLAQLTGENKYYDAVARITDAFEELQNWKGRGRSAIEGIFPEHLDASGCNRSAPWPPVDQQEREDGRVDLGVVGVDGLGVVGGTGVKVQRREEVVRGDDGVGGRDQMTPGRPGKKKLPDGFECAPQGLVSSNAWGSYGMGGSQDSAYEYFPKQYLLLGGLVPKYKTMHEKTVAAVKKHLLFRPMAKGDPDILFSAKATSKDGTADSLDYEWEITHLTCFLGGMFGLGGKIFESPEDVEIGKKLAEGCFWAYDVMPTGIMPEYAKIMPCKSATDCKFNETAWHEQLDYRASYRAQEMERYYESKAAWKEQVEEIKKEQALQKERVEKAKEEAARRPVAKSNANSDTGAGSDRKTEPKQPVQQQQQQEEKPQAREGSFPSRFQRRQLNGTFNEPRGADLQNSLDLNSAPVTNTNTSDDDWATTYSDDDDSQIPLTELTLPPEPIKPMTHEEYIADRLKNEIIPPGFTSLSDKRYILRPEAIESVWYMYRITGDPKWQEKGWKMFESVIKHTQTEVGHSAIRDVTAKGDAGGMDDSMESFWLAETLKYFYLLFAEPEVVSLDEWVLNTEAHPFRRPT; from the exons ATGTTCCGACTCCGTCGATATCGCGTATTCCTGATATGCGCCTTCGTCATCACCGTCCTGCTGTACCACGTCTCCAAGAATTCACAATGGGATAGGACGCAAGAGATATGGCATACCAGCACAAGACATCGGGAGACAAAGGTCGAGACGAAACCGGCCGAGAAAGCCCAGGCGCCCGTTGTTGCCAAACCGCCCGTTGTCAAGGAAGATCCAGCAGTAGTGGAGGTCAAGCCGCCGGCGCCCAAGGTCCAAGTTGAGGAGAAACCAAAGCCCGAAGTGGTAGACGACCACGACCACGACCACGGACACGGCGATACACCAGTCAAGATCCCAAGCCTAAAGGAGGAAAGCAAGGAGAAGGGATCCTACGATTTACCTACCAAACCGCCCCCCCTCAAGGGCACCCACGAGAAAGAACAGCCTCCAAAGGATAAATCAACAAACCCAGCCACGATCCCCGACCGCCTCCCCGGCTCAGGAATCGGCTCCCACAACCACGATAACACCCCCTCCGAACCTGATCTagcaaccacctccaccacagcAGTCCACTGGACCAAACCCTCGGAATggttccccatcccccccgaatccatcatccccctccccaccggcaaaccaaaacccatccccaccatccagGCCAAATTCGAGCCCGAAACCCCCCAGGCCAGAGAGAAGCGCGAGCTCCGCCTGGCAAAAGTCAAGGCCGAAGCCCAGCGCGCCTGGCAGGGCTACAAAATCTACGCCTGGACCCACGACGAGCTCCGCCCCGTGTCAAAAGCCTACCATGACCCCTTTTGCGGCTGGGCAGCCACGCTCGTCGACTCCCTCGACACGCTCTGGATCATGGGTCTCAAGTCGGAGTTTGAGGATGCGTTGAAGGCAGTCGCGGAAATCgacttcaccaccacaccttaCCGAACGGACATTCCCGTTTTTGAAACGATAATCCGTTAtctgggggggttgattgcGGCGTATGACATCTCGGGCATGAAGAAGGAATACAAAGTGCTGCTGGacaaggcggaggagctggccgagatCTTGATGAGCGTCTTTGACACGCCCAACAGGCTGCCGATCTTGTATTACCAGTGGCACCCGGCGTACAACATTGCGCCGAAACGGGCGGCGCAGAACGCGGGCGTGGCGGAGCTGGGGAGCATGAGCATGGAGTTTACGAGGTTGGCGCAGTTGACGGGGGAGAACAAGTATTATGATGCTGTGGCTAGGATTACGGATGCGTTTGAGGAGTTGCAGAAttggaagggaagggggaggagtgcgATTGAGGGGATTTTCCCGGAGCATTTGGATGCCAGTGGGTGCAATAGGAGTGCGCCTTGGCCGCCGGTTGATcagcaggagagggaggatgggagggttgatcttggggtggtgggggttgatgggttgggggttgttggggggacgggggttaaggtgcagaggagggaggaggttgtcaggggggatgatggggttggggggagggatcaAATGACGCCGGGAAGGCCGGGGAAGAAAAAGTTGCCGGACGGGTTTGAGTGTGCTCCTCAGGGGCTGGTGAGTTCGAATGCTTGGGGGTCGTACGGGATGGGCGGGAGTCAGGATTCGGCGTATGAGTACTTTCCTAAGCAGtatttgctgctgggggggcTGGTGCCGAAGTACAAGACCATGCATGAGAAGACTGTGGCGGCGGTGAAGAAGCATCTCTTGTTTAGGCCGATGGCGAAGGGGGATCCGGATATTTTGTTTTCGGCCAAGGCGACGAGCAAAGATGGGACGGCCGACAGCTTGGACTATGAGTGGGAGATTACTCACTTGACTTGCTTTCTGGGTGGCATGTTTGGACTTGGGGGAAAGATCTTTGAGAGCCCGGAGGATGTCGAGATTGGGAAGAAGCTTGCGGAGGGTTGCTTCTGGGCCTACGATGTTATGCCCACGGGTATCATGCCTGAGTACGCCAAGATTATGCCTTGCAAGTCGGCGACGGATTGCAAGTTTAACGAGACGGCGTGGCATGAGCAGTTGGATTATAGGGCTTCGTATCGGGCgcaggagatggagaggtaTTACGAGAGCAAGGCTGCTTGGAAGgagcaggtggaggagattaagaaggagcaggcgctgcagaaggagagggtggagaaggcaaaggaggaggcggcgagaCGGCCGGTGGCTAAGAGCAACGCCAATTCTGACACTGGTGCTGGGTCTGACCGGAAGACTGAGCCTAAGCAGCCGgtacagcagcagcagcagcaagaggaaAAGCCCCAAGCACGAGAGGGGTCGTTCCCCTCTCGCTTCCAACGCCGCCAGTTGAATGGAACTTTTAACGAGCCTAGAGGAGCGGACTTGCAAAACAGCCTGGATCTGAACTCTGCCCCCgtcacaaacaccaacaccagtgatgatgactgggCAACAACCTActctgacgacgacgacagccaAATCCCCCTTACGGAGTTGACCCTACCCCCGGAGCCAATCAAACCAATGACTCACGAAGAGTACATTGCCGACCGTCTGAAGAATGAGATCATCCCCCCCGGCTTCACCTCTTTGAGCGATAAACGCTACATCCTCCG CCCCGAAGCAATCGAGTCGGTCTGGTACATGTACCGCATCACAGGCGATCCCAAGTGGCAAGAAAAGGGATGGAAAATGTTTGAGTCTGTGATTAAACACACGCAGACAGAGGTGGGACATTCGGCAATAAGGGACGTCACTGCCAAGGGTGACGCGGGCGGGATGGATGATAGTATGGAGAGTTTCTGGCTGGCGGAGACGCTGAAGTATTTTTATCTGTTGTTTGCGGAGCCCGAGGTGGTGAGTTTGGATGAGTGGGTTTTGAATACGGAGGCGCATCCTTTTAGGAGGCCGACGTag